A genomic segment from Danio aesculapii chromosome 17, fDanAes4.1, whole genome shotgun sequence encodes:
- the LOC130244384 gene encoding TOG array regulator of axonemal microtubules protein 1 isoform X1, translating to MMIYGLIPQELHQQLLDQQNYQNRTSGVEELKMLLLELDLQQLPSACITDFIQFLRRLLDDNNFKVLHGALQLLSLLVQKLGVDVERYYKEIASVTVRALGDSRSVARQEYMSVFRQLMRAVGPQRVLDLLLSQLRHRNSRVREDAINIVTAAMLTHPRKDFDIPSLCLEAAPALVDSKRKVRHAALELFAVLDYCLDTGKKQPLMRAVERVELTADAQGLMGAVQARRARHVLPRLSADGTLEYALALPRPGHRRLPQLGSGADLDWVLNGGRVHSSRGTLTSTDVDQDSAPQRRIASAGRGKNKLPWERAALSGSRTTPEQQQVSSEDSSSSSSSSVRLHADSGAKRSPLQSPGRTHRSVGRQRRSGSLDSDPEIFKMNNDKGVPKSSGFPSGSVERTFSLPTNSTPPGSFLLPSFPLTPAVPRRNPADATHTLTNTHTWPSRGDPTGELSSSKRSPLPPGAARVSSVRQSREMQEEMLDREEMLNSLRSLRNSAAKKRAKVSVSGSEADPDSPQHTPPSVSSPLSDGGLSPISSAAKGKLSTSPAAADITAPGVSQQEPCVCEGSVSVVGQRVCFTRAPDAEEQKVSEVSSSPQVRAAGREPLRALRPAKGAPQHVSKSCGLREMSEGVIGRGVFGSAVLPSRPSVSASPEQSDAVSRADPPSAVYGHAFSSRHTDSDASPEPQQLQEKVKLCKFASEKRHQRRVEQHELIRRDDEDDEDEDDDDDRKDINMNGCESPSDESPSSPNGPIKSLSPAHQPAPPTGPPNRNTVPRLRRASSLNRSRPAATHSCDELLSGSPKKESQDQPELRPFSKPELALTQSFRLTAADDWEKKIEGMNMLRSLAQYHPDVLMSRIHDVCLALIQEVRNLRSGVSRVAVVTLGEMFASLQKGMDQELDGPVRALLHKAGESNGFIRADVERTLDSLTQHCTHTRCIHALLTGGLGHLNAAVRRCTAHHLSVLLERVGAARLLSGVKDVTERLLPAVAKLAQDSSQEARYFGRRMLLFLSSHRDFDKMMEKFIPAKDLPAIRDAVFTLKTKGLGEMPQDLPSARGRRSLTGSGLVRTSSLTRDPLTASSRDPSLSKACAHSLAERSEYVKQMKTLLNSRDFRERMKAIDQLVCDCEENPALVIGSLFPVFDCLKARLQESNSKVNLRALEALHSIITLLRDHLSPVLNILIPALVDNHLNSKNTLVYTAALAALQALTHNIDNSLLLQPFCSKAQYLSGKAKLDLIEKVAEVVCDLYPRRPQLVEQKTLPLLWTLLGSCSAGGGGSLRAATLKLAEALHTHMGTTLLELAAAQSTHTLTDLNQLLRHTNTN from the exons GTCCTGCACGGCGCTCTGCAGCTCCTCAGCCTGCTGGTGCAGAAGCTGGGCGTGGATGTGGAGCGCTACTATAAGGAGATCGCGTCGGTGACGGTGCGGGCGCTGGGGGACTCGCGGAGCGTCGCGCGGCAGGAGTACATGAGTGTGTTTCGGCAGCTGATGCGAGCCGTCGGGCCGCAGCGTGTGTTAGATCTGCTGCTCTCTCAGCTGCGCCACAGGAACTCCAGGGTTCGAGAGGACGCCATCAACATCGTCACCGCTGCCATGCTCACACACCCACGCAAGGACTTCGACATCCCCAGCCTCTGTCTGGAG gcggCCCCAGCTCTGGTGGACAGTAAGAGGAAGGTTCGTCACGCGGCTCTGGAGCTGTTTGCCGTGCTGGATTACTGTCTGGATACGGGGAAGAAGCAGCCGCTGATGCGGGCGGTGGAGCGTGTGGAGCTGACGGCGGACGCTCAGGGCCTGATGGGGGCAGTACAGGCCCGCAGAGCCCGACACGTCCTGCCACGCCTGTCCGCTGACGGGACGCTGGAGTACGCCCTCGCCCTGCCCCGTCCCGGACACCGGCGCCTGCCGCAGCTGGGGTCAGGGGCCGACCTGGACTGGGTGCTGAACGGTGGACGAGTGCACAGCTCACGCGGGACGCTCACCAGCACAGACGTGGATCAGGACAGCGCTCCGCAGAGGAGGATCGCCAGCGCCGGCAGGGGGAAGAACAAGCTGCCCTGGGAGAGAGCAGCACTCAGCGGGAGCAGGACAACACCTGAGCAG CAGCAGGTCAGCAGTGaggactcctcctcctcctcctcttcctcagtgAGACTCCATGCAGACTCTGGTGCCAAACGCA GTCCTCTTCAGTCTCCGGGTCGCACACACAGGTCTGTGGGTCGACAGCGGCGCAGTGGGAGTCTGGACTCTGATCCTGAAATCTTCAAGATGAACAATGACAAAG GTGTGCCCAAGAGCAGTGGTTTCCCATCAGGCAGTGTGGAGCGAACCTTCTCCCTCCCCACCAACAGCACTCCTCCAGGCTCCTTCCTGCTGCCGTCCTTCCCTCTGACCCCTGCTGTACCGCGCAGAAACCCTGCAGACGCCACACACACTCTGACCAacacacacacctggcccagCAGAGGAGACCCCACAG gtgagctgagctccagcaagcgCTCTCCTCTTCCTCCTGGAGCCGCTCGAGtgtcctccgttcgccagagccgaGAGATGCAGGAGGAGATGCTGGACCGAGaggag ATGCTGAACTCTCTGCGCTCCCTGAGGAACAGCGCAGCCAAGAAACGAGCTAAAGTGAGTGTGAGCGGCTCCGAGGCGGATCCAGACAGCCCACAACACACACCTCCATCAGTCAGCAGCCCACTGAGTGACGGCggcctcag TCCCATCAGCTCTGCTGCCAAAGGAAAACTCAGCACATCACCGGCGGCGGCGGACATCACtgctccag gcGTGTCGCAGCAGGagccgtgtgtgtgtgagggCAGTGTAAGTGTGGTCGGTCAGAGAGTGTGTTTCACCAGAGCTCCGGATGCAGAAGAGCAGAAGGTCAGCGAGGTCAGCTCGTCTCCTCAGGTCAGAGCTGCAGGACGGGAGCCGCTCCGAGCACTCAGACCTGCTAAAG GAGCACCACAGCATGTGTCCAAGTCGTGCGGTCTGCGTGAGATGTCGGAGGGTGTGATTGGACGag GAGTGTTTGGCTCTGCGGTTCTCCCCAGTCGGCCCAGTGTTTCTGCTTCTCCTGAGCAGAGTGATGCGGTCAGCAGAGCAGATCCTCCGTCAGCGGTGTACGGACACGCTTTCTCCAGCAGACACACAGACTCGGACGCCAGTCCTGAACCACAGCAGCTGCAG GAGAAGGTGAAACTGTGTAAGTTTGCGAGTGAGAAGAGGCATCAGCGACGTGTGGAGCAGCACGAGCTAATCAGACGAgacgatgaagatgatgaagatgaagatgatgatgatgataggaAAG aCATCAACATGAACGGCTGTGAGTCTCCCTCAGATGAATCTCCCTCCAGCCCGAACGGCCCAATCAAAAGCCTGAGCCCCGCCCATCAGCCTGCCCCTCCGACCGGACCGCCCAATAGAAACACAGTGCCGCGACTCAGACGAGCATCTAGTCTGAACAGAAGCAGACCGGCTGCCACACACAGCTGCG ATGAGCTGCTTTCTGGCAGTCCTAAGAAGGAGTCCCAGGATCAGCCGGAGCTGCGGCCGTTCTCTAAACCGGAGCTGGCGCTGACCCAGAGCTTCAGACTGACCGCTGCAGATGACTG GGAGAAGAAGATCGAGGGTATGAACATGCTGCGCAGTCTGGCTCAGTATCATCCTGATGTGCTGATGAGCCGCATTCATGACGTGTGTCTCGCTCTCATTCAGGAG gtgcgtAATCTGCGCTCCGGCGTGTCACGTGTTGCCGTGGTGACCCTGGGCGAGATGTTTGCATCTCTGCAGAAGGGGATGGACCAGGAGCTGGACGGGCCGGTGCGAGCGCTGCTGCATAAAGCTGGAGAATCCAACGGCTTCATCCGCGCAGACGTGGAGCGCACGCTGGACAGCCTGACacaacactgcacacacacacgctgcatACACGCACTGCTGACCGGAGGACTCGG TCACCTGAACGCAGCGGTGCGCAGGTGTACAGCTCATCATCTCAGTGTTCTGCTGGAGCGTGTGGGTGCTGCTCGGCTACTGAGCGGTGTTAAAGATGTGACGGAGCGACTGCTGCCCGCCGTGGCCAAACTGGCACAGGACTCCAGTCAGGAGGCCAG GTACTTCGGGCGGCGGATGCTGCTGTTTCTCTCCTCTCACCGTGACTTTGATAAGATGATGGAGAAGTTCATTCCTGCTAAAGACCTGCCGGCCATCAGAGACGCCGTCTTCACTCTCAAAACTAAG ggtcTGGGTGAAATGCCTCAGGATCTCCCATCAGCGCGGGGCAGACGCTCTCTGACGGGCAGTGGACTTGTGCGCACCTCATCCCTCACGCGAGACCCTCTGACGGCCAGCAG caggGATCCGTCGCTCAGTAAAGCATGCGCTCACAGTCTGGCGGAGCGCAGCGAGTACGTCAAGCAGATGAAGACGCTCCTCAACTCCAGAGACTTCAGGGAGAGGATGAAGGCCATCGATCAGCTGGTGTGTGACTGTGAGGAAAACCCAGCTCTGGTCATCGGCAGCCTGTTcccg gtgtttgactgTCTGAAGGCGCGTCTGCAGGAGTCTAACAGTAAGGTGAATCTGCGCGCTCTGGAGGCTCTGCACTCCATCATCACTCTGCTCAGAGATCATCTCTCTCCAGTGCTCAACATCCTCATCCCGGCGCTCGTGGACAATCATCTCAACTCCAAAAACACACTCGTCTACACGGCGGCACTGGCGGCGCTGCAGGCCCTCACACACAACATCG ACAACAGTCTCCTGCTGCAGCCCTTCTGCTCTAAAGCACAGTATCTGAGCGGGAAGGCAAAGCTGGACCTGATTGAGAAAGTAGCAG aggtgGTGTGTGATCTGTATCCCCGCAGGCCTCAGCTGGTGGAGCAGAAGACTCTCCCTCTGCTGTGGACTCTGCTGGGCTCCTGCAGTGCTGGAGGTGGAGGATCTCTGAGAGCGGCGACACTCAAGCTGGCGGAGGCGCTGCACACACACATGGGCACAACACTGCTGGAGCTGGCAGCTgcacagagcacacacacactcactgatcTCAACCAGCTCctgagacacacaaacacaaactga
- the LOC130244384 gene encoding TOG array regulator of axonemal microtubules protein 1 isoform X3 produces MMIYGLIPQELHQQLLDQQNYQNRTSGVEELKMLLLELDLQQLPSACITDFIQFLRRLLDDNNFKVLHGALQLLSLLVQKLGVDVERYYKEIASVTVRALGDSRSVARQEYMSVFRQLMRAVGPQRVLDLLLSQLRHRNSRVREDAINIVTAAMLTHPRKDFDIPSLCLEAAPALVDSKRKVRHAALELFAVLDYCLDTGKKQPLMRAVERVELTADAQGLMGAVQARRARHVLPRLSADGTLEYALALPRPGHRRLPQLGSGADLDWVLNGGRVHSSRGTLTSTDVDQDSAPQRRIASAGRGKNKLPWERAALSGSRTTPEQQQVSSEDSSSSSSSSVRLHADSGAKRSPLQSPGRTHRSVGRQRRSGSLDSDPEIFKMNNDKGVPKSSGFPSGSVERTFSLPTNSTPPGSFLLPSFPLTPAVPRRNPADATHTLTNTHTWPSRGDPTGELSSSKRSPLPPGAARVSSVRQSREMQEEMLDREEMLNSLRSLRNSAAKKRAKVSVSGSEADPDSPQHTPPSVSSPLSDGGLSPISSAAKGKLSTSPAAADITAPGVSQQEPCVCEGSVSVVGQRVCFTRAPDAEEQKVSEVSSSPQVRAAGREPLRALRPAKGAPQHVSKSCGLREMSEGVIGRGVFGSAVLPSRPSVSASPEQSDAVSRADPPSAVYGHAFSSRHTDSDASPEPQQLQEKVKLCKFASEKRHQRRVEQHELIRRDDEDDEDEDDDDDRKDINMNGCESPSDESPSSPNGPIKSLSPAHQPAPPTGPPNRNTVPRLRRASSLNRSRPAATHSCDELLSGSPKKESQDQPELRPFSKPELALTQSFRLTAADDWEKKIEGMNMLRSLAQYHPDVLMSRIHDVCLALIQEVRNLRSGVSRVAVVTLGEMFASLQKGMDQELDGPVRALLHKAGESNGFIRADVERTLDSLTQHCTHTRCIHALLTGGLGHLNAAVRRCTAHHLSVLLERVGAARLLSGVKDVTERLLPAVAKLAQDSSQEARYFGRRMLLFLSSHRDFDKMMEKFIPAKDLPAIRDAVFTLKTKGLGEMPQDLPSARGRRSLTGSGLVRTSSLTRDPLTASRDPSLSKACAHSLAERSEYVKQMKTLLNSRDFRERMKAIDQLVCDCEENPALVIGSLFPVFDCLKARLQESNSKVNLRALEALHSIITLLRDHLSPVLNILIPALVDNHLNSKNTLVYTAALAALQALTHNIDNSLLLQPFCSKAQYLSGKAKLDLIEKVAEVVCDLYPRRPQLVEQKTLPLLWTLLGSCSAGGGGSLRAATLKLAEALHTHMGTTLLELAAAQSTHTLTDLNQLLRHTNTN; encoded by the exons GTCCTGCACGGCGCTCTGCAGCTCCTCAGCCTGCTGGTGCAGAAGCTGGGCGTGGATGTGGAGCGCTACTATAAGGAGATCGCGTCGGTGACGGTGCGGGCGCTGGGGGACTCGCGGAGCGTCGCGCGGCAGGAGTACATGAGTGTGTTTCGGCAGCTGATGCGAGCCGTCGGGCCGCAGCGTGTGTTAGATCTGCTGCTCTCTCAGCTGCGCCACAGGAACTCCAGGGTTCGAGAGGACGCCATCAACATCGTCACCGCTGCCATGCTCACACACCCACGCAAGGACTTCGACATCCCCAGCCTCTGTCTGGAG gcggCCCCAGCTCTGGTGGACAGTAAGAGGAAGGTTCGTCACGCGGCTCTGGAGCTGTTTGCCGTGCTGGATTACTGTCTGGATACGGGGAAGAAGCAGCCGCTGATGCGGGCGGTGGAGCGTGTGGAGCTGACGGCGGACGCTCAGGGCCTGATGGGGGCAGTACAGGCCCGCAGAGCCCGACACGTCCTGCCACGCCTGTCCGCTGACGGGACGCTGGAGTACGCCCTCGCCCTGCCCCGTCCCGGACACCGGCGCCTGCCGCAGCTGGGGTCAGGGGCCGACCTGGACTGGGTGCTGAACGGTGGACGAGTGCACAGCTCACGCGGGACGCTCACCAGCACAGACGTGGATCAGGACAGCGCTCCGCAGAGGAGGATCGCCAGCGCCGGCAGGGGGAAGAACAAGCTGCCCTGGGAGAGAGCAGCACTCAGCGGGAGCAGGACAACACCTGAGCAG CAGCAGGTCAGCAGTGaggactcctcctcctcctcctcttcctcagtgAGACTCCATGCAGACTCTGGTGCCAAACGCA GTCCTCTTCAGTCTCCGGGTCGCACACACAGGTCTGTGGGTCGACAGCGGCGCAGTGGGAGTCTGGACTCTGATCCTGAAATCTTCAAGATGAACAATGACAAAG GTGTGCCCAAGAGCAGTGGTTTCCCATCAGGCAGTGTGGAGCGAACCTTCTCCCTCCCCACCAACAGCACTCCTCCAGGCTCCTTCCTGCTGCCGTCCTTCCCTCTGACCCCTGCTGTACCGCGCAGAAACCCTGCAGACGCCACACACACTCTGACCAacacacacacctggcccagCAGAGGAGACCCCACAG gtgagctgagctccagcaagcgCTCTCCTCTTCCTCCTGGAGCCGCTCGAGtgtcctccgttcgccagagccgaGAGATGCAGGAGGAGATGCTGGACCGAGaggag ATGCTGAACTCTCTGCGCTCCCTGAGGAACAGCGCAGCCAAGAAACGAGCTAAAGTGAGTGTGAGCGGCTCCGAGGCGGATCCAGACAGCCCACAACACACACCTCCATCAGTCAGCAGCCCACTGAGTGACGGCggcctcag TCCCATCAGCTCTGCTGCCAAAGGAAAACTCAGCACATCACCGGCGGCGGCGGACATCACtgctccag gcGTGTCGCAGCAGGagccgtgtgtgtgtgagggCAGTGTAAGTGTGGTCGGTCAGAGAGTGTGTTTCACCAGAGCTCCGGATGCAGAAGAGCAGAAGGTCAGCGAGGTCAGCTCGTCTCCTCAGGTCAGAGCTGCAGGACGGGAGCCGCTCCGAGCACTCAGACCTGCTAAAG GAGCACCACAGCATGTGTCCAAGTCGTGCGGTCTGCGTGAGATGTCGGAGGGTGTGATTGGACGag GAGTGTTTGGCTCTGCGGTTCTCCCCAGTCGGCCCAGTGTTTCTGCTTCTCCTGAGCAGAGTGATGCGGTCAGCAGAGCAGATCCTCCGTCAGCGGTGTACGGACACGCTTTCTCCAGCAGACACACAGACTCGGACGCCAGTCCTGAACCACAGCAGCTGCAG GAGAAGGTGAAACTGTGTAAGTTTGCGAGTGAGAAGAGGCATCAGCGACGTGTGGAGCAGCACGAGCTAATCAGACGAgacgatgaagatgatgaagatgaagatgatgatgatgataggaAAG aCATCAACATGAACGGCTGTGAGTCTCCCTCAGATGAATCTCCCTCCAGCCCGAACGGCCCAATCAAAAGCCTGAGCCCCGCCCATCAGCCTGCCCCTCCGACCGGACCGCCCAATAGAAACACAGTGCCGCGACTCAGACGAGCATCTAGTCTGAACAGAAGCAGACCGGCTGCCACACACAGCTGCG ATGAGCTGCTTTCTGGCAGTCCTAAGAAGGAGTCCCAGGATCAGCCGGAGCTGCGGCCGTTCTCTAAACCGGAGCTGGCGCTGACCCAGAGCTTCAGACTGACCGCTGCAGATGACTG GGAGAAGAAGATCGAGGGTATGAACATGCTGCGCAGTCTGGCTCAGTATCATCCTGATGTGCTGATGAGCCGCATTCATGACGTGTGTCTCGCTCTCATTCAGGAG gtgcgtAATCTGCGCTCCGGCGTGTCACGTGTTGCCGTGGTGACCCTGGGCGAGATGTTTGCATCTCTGCAGAAGGGGATGGACCAGGAGCTGGACGGGCCGGTGCGAGCGCTGCTGCATAAAGCTGGAGAATCCAACGGCTTCATCCGCGCAGACGTGGAGCGCACGCTGGACAGCCTGACacaacactgcacacacacacgctgcatACACGCACTGCTGACCGGAGGACTCGG TCACCTGAACGCAGCGGTGCGCAGGTGTACAGCTCATCATCTCAGTGTTCTGCTGGAGCGTGTGGGTGCTGCTCGGCTACTGAGCGGTGTTAAAGATGTGACGGAGCGACTGCTGCCCGCCGTGGCCAAACTGGCACAGGACTCCAGTCAGGAGGCCAG GTACTTCGGGCGGCGGATGCTGCTGTTTCTCTCCTCTCACCGTGACTTTGATAAGATGATGGAGAAGTTCATTCCTGCTAAAGACCTGCCGGCCATCAGAGACGCCGTCTTCACTCTCAAAACTAAG ggtcTGGGTGAAATGCCTCAGGATCTCCCATCAGCGCGGGGCAGACGCTCTCTGACGGGCAGTGGACTTGTGCGCACCTCATCCCTCACGCGAGACCCTCTGACGGCCAGCAG gGATCCGTCGCTCAGTAAAGCATGCGCTCACAGTCTGGCGGAGCGCAGCGAGTACGTCAAGCAGATGAAGACGCTCCTCAACTCCAGAGACTTCAGGGAGAGGATGAAGGCCATCGATCAGCTGGTGTGTGACTGTGAGGAAAACCCAGCTCTGGTCATCGGCAGCCTGTTcccg gtgtttgactgTCTGAAGGCGCGTCTGCAGGAGTCTAACAGTAAGGTGAATCTGCGCGCTCTGGAGGCTCTGCACTCCATCATCACTCTGCTCAGAGATCATCTCTCTCCAGTGCTCAACATCCTCATCCCGGCGCTCGTGGACAATCATCTCAACTCCAAAAACACACTCGTCTACACGGCGGCACTGGCGGCGCTGCAGGCCCTCACACACAACATCG ACAACAGTCTCCTGCTGCAGCCCTTCTGCTCTAAAGCACAGTATCTGAGCGGGAAGGCAAAGCTGGACCTGATTGAGAAAGTAGCAG aggtgGTGTGTGATCTGTATCCCCGCAGGCCTCAGCTGGTGGAGCAGAAGACTCTCCCTCTGCTGTGGACTCTGCTGGGCTCCTGCAGTGCTGGAGGTGGAGGATCTCTGAGAGCGGCGACACTCAAGCTGGCGGAGGCGCTGCACACACACATGGGCACAACACTGCTGGAGCTGGCAGCTgcacagagcacacacacactcactgatcTCAACCAGCTCctgagacacacaaacacaaactga